A window of the Natrinema salifodinae genome harbors these coding sequences:
- a CDS encoding SAM hydrolase/SAM-dependent halogenase family protein → MITLASDFGSPYPAAMKGVILQRTDARLVDVAHDFPRQDVRSAAFWLREVLPYFPPATHLVVVDPGVGTDRNALVLRAGDHVLVGPDNGVLLPAARQLADDFDLERYVVDETRVESPAPTGSVPPGEPTTSSDPDGPASNTFHGRDVFAPAAAEAHEVGPDGLETLEFLEPATEYVSFEFPEPTLSTDRAVGEVLVVDDFGNAITNVPGSFLADRERITVDGQQVPVGDTFASVPVGDRLATVGSHGYVELDVNRGRGDEAFGLEPGDQVGLEPADENGDT, encoded by the coding sequence ATGATCACGCTCGCATCCGACTTCGGGTCGCCGTATCCGGCGGCGATGAAGGGGGTCATCCTCCAGCGAACCGATGCCCGTCTCGTCGACGTCGCACACGACTTCCCGCGACAAGACGTTCGCTCGGCCGCCTTCTGGCTCCGCGAGGTGCTCCCCTATTTTCCGCCGGCGACTCACCTCGTCGTCGTCGACCCCGGCGTCGGCACCGACCGGAACGCGCTCGTGCTCCGTGCGGGCGACCACGTCCTCGTCGGCCCGGACAACGGCGTCCTCCTGCCCGCAGCGCGGCAACTCGCCGACGACTTCGACCTCGAGCGCTACGTCGTCGACGAGACGCGAGTCGAGTCGCCCGCTCCGACCGGGAGCGTCCCGCCAGGCGAACCGACAACCTCGAGCGATCCGGATGGGCCGGCGAGCAATACCTTCCACGGACGCGACGTGTTCGCGCCCGCGGCTGCCGAGGCACACGAGGTCGGCCCCGACGGGCTCGAGACGCTGGAGTTCCTCGAGCCAGCCACGGAGTACGTCTCGTTCGAGTTCCCGGAGCCGACGCTCTCGACGGACCGCGCCGTCGGCGAGGTACTGGTCGTCGACGACTTCGGGAACGCGATCACCAACGTGCCCGGCTCCTTCCTCGCGGATCGAGAACGGATTACCGTCGACGGCCAGCAGGTCCCGGTCGGCGACACCTTCGCGTCGGTGCCGGTCGGCGACCGCCTGGCGACCGTCGGCAGTCACGGCTACGTCGAACTCGACGTGAATCGGGGCCGAGGCGACGAGGCGTTTGGTCTCGAACCGGGCGATCAGGTCGGTCTCGAGCCGGCCGACGAGAACGGCGATACCTGA
- a CDS encoding glycerate kinase type-2 family protein — translation MTEIRDRDRLAATEARDVALDCLEAGIEAGHPRTVVRDAVSLEDGTLRIADAAYDLDEYDEVVVLGGGNAAAHVAATLEELLGDRIDRGIVVTDDPVATERVAVREGDHPVPSERGVEATRELLAEADAADEDALVLAAITGGGSALMPAPAGDVSLADLQATTDDLLASGADIGEINAVRKHLSALKGGRLARRAAPATVASLILSDVVGNDLSVIASGPVAPDASTFDDALAVLDRYEIDAPAAVSDRLERGAAGEVSETPGPDDPAFERVSNHVVADGMTVLEAAREAAAERGYEPLVLSSRVRGEARDAATAHVAIAEEVRATGTPVEPPAVLLSGGETTVTLRGDGTGGPNQEFATSAALELAGDSRGEDSGESGNGTGNESSITVAAVDTDGIDGASDAAGAIVDETTVDEPAAARQALAENDVYPYLDERNGLLLTGPTGTNLNDLRVLVVE, via the coding sequence GTGACCGAGATCCGTGACCGGGACCGCCTGGCGGCGACCGAGGCCCGGGACGTCGCGCTCGACTGTCTGGAAGCGGGCATCGAGGCGGGCCACCCGCGGACGGTCGTCCGCGACGCCGTCTCGCTCGAAGACGGGACCCTTCGCATCGCGGACGCCGCGTACGACCTCGACGAGTACGACGAGGTCGTCGTACTCGGCGGGGGCAACGCCGCGGCCCACGTCGCCGCGACGCTCGAGGAATTGCTCGGCGACCGGATCGACCGTGGTATCGTCGTGACGGACGACCCGGTAGCGACGGAGCGGGTCGCGGTCCGCGAAGGCGACCACCCCGTCCCGAGCGAGCGCGGCGTCGAGGCCACGCGCGAACTGCTGGCGGAAGCGGACGCGGCCGACGAAGACGCGCTCGTCCTGGCGGCGATCACCGGCGGCGGCAGCGCGCTCATGCCCGCGCCCGCCGGCGACGTCTCGCTCGCGGACCTCCAGGCGACGACCGACGATCTGCTCGCGAGCGGGGCCGATATCGGCGAGATCAACGCGGTCCGCAAGCACCTCTCGGCGCTGAAGGGCGGGCGCTTAGCGCGCCGGGCCGCGCCCGCGACGGTCGCCTCGCTGATCCTCAGCGACGTGGTCGGGAACGACCTGAGTGTGATCGCGAGCGGCCCCGTCGCGCCCGACGCGTCGACGTTCGACGACGCGCTCGCGGTCCTCGACCGGTACGAGATCGACGCGCCTGCGGCCGTTTCGGACCGCCTCGAACGCGGCGCGGCCGGCGAGGTGTCCGAGACGCCCGGTCCCGACGATCCCGCGTTCGAACGCGTATCGAACCACGTCGTCGCCGACGGGATGACGGTGCTGGAGGCGGCCCGCGAGGCCGCGGCCGAGCGCGGCTACGAGCCGCTCGTGCTCTCCTCGCGGGTCCGCGGCGAGGCCCGCGACGCGGCCACCGCACACGTCGCGATCGCCGAGGAGGTCCGGGCTACGGGCACGCCCGTGGAACCGCCGGCCGTACTCCTCTCCGGCGGTGAGACGACGGTGACGCTCCGCGGCGACGGAACGGGCGGGCCGAATCAGGAGTTCGCGACGAGCGCGGCGCTCGAACTCGCGGGCGACAGTCGGGGCGAAGACAGCGGCGAAAGCGGGAACGGCACCGGAAACGAGAGCTCGATCACCGTCGCCGCGGTCGATACCGACGGCATCGACGGCGCGTCCGACGCCGCCGGCGCGATCGTCGACGAGACGACCGTCGACGAGCCGGCGGCCGCGCGCCAGGCGCTCGCGGAAAACGACGTCTATCCGTATCTCGACGAGCGGAACGGACTCCTTCTTACGGGGCCGACCGGAACGAACCTGAACGATCTGCGGGTGCTGGTCGTCGAATAG
- a CDS encoding HalOD1 output domain-containing protein — protein MSTALLVTVSAVLGVEPDDLEALSASVDLDALNDLFEYWRHDESAVEDGSVSFPYSVCAVTVHADGEIVIVPPGGSDQSTDG, from the coding sequence GTGAGTACGGCACTCCTCGTGACCGTCTCGGCGGTGCTCGGCGTCGAGCCGGACGACCTCGAGGCGCTGTCAGCATCCGTCGATCTGGACGCCCTGAACGACCTGTTCGAGTACTGGCGTCACGACGAATCCGCAGTCGAGGACGGTTCGGTCTCGTTTCCGTACTCGGTCTGTGCCGTGACGGTCCACGCCGACGGTGAGATCGTGATCGTTCCGCCGGGAGGGTCCGATCAGTCGACAGACGGCTGA
- a CDS encoding amidohydrolase family protein, with translation MLELEHEFRVVDVATRLPRADGSGGPRNRTITADRLEREMHQAGITKAVVFPPSQPETSYVAPNNGVARRSVDRPFVAFARINGTQTPGRNPTGRLRNAVSSRKEYHTTPDDVEKYAYDDRFHGFVLDPAVDNYPDEDVLAALEDVGLPVIVRGGVDAPPATLAATLLDRSFPVVVGRFGGHPLDRALMNEMIGFLEEYDNCYLESSFVRYREELERAVLEHPDRVFFGSGAPACHPNVGVMEILTLDVSEDMLRRAFSKNACRVIDALAPTAGV, from the coding sequence ATGCTGGAGCTGGAACACGAATTTCGCGTCGTCGACGTCGCGACGCGACTGCCGCGGGCGGACGGCAGCGGGGGACCCCGAAATCGAACGATCACGGCCGACCGACTCGAGCGGGAGATGCACCAGGCGGGGATCACGAAGGCCGTCGTCTTTCCGCCCTCCCAACCCGAGACGAGCTACGTCGCACCGAACAACGGCGTCGCCAGGCGCAGCGTCGACCGGCCGTTCGTCGCCTTCGCCAGGATCAACGGGACCCAGACACCGGGACGGAATCCGACGGGACGGCTGCGAAACGCCGTGAGCAGCCGTAAGGAGTACCACACGACCCCCGACGACGTCGAGAAGTATGCGTACGACGACCGGTTCCACGGGTTCGTCCTCGATCCCGCGGTCGACAACTACCCCGACGAGGACGTCCTCGCGGCCCTCGAGGACGTCGGGCTGCCGGTGATCGTCCGCGGCGGCGTCGACGCGCCGCCCGCGACGCTCGCGGCGACGCTGCTCGATCGCTCGTTCCCGGTCGTCGTCGGCCGCTTCGGGGGCCATCCCCTGGATCGGGCGCTCATGAACGAGATGATCGGCTTCTTGGAGGAGTACGATAACTGTTATCTCGAGTCGAGCTTCGTCCGCTACCGCGAGGAACTCGAACGCGCGGTCCTAGAACATCCCGACCGCGTGTTCTTCGGCAGCGGCGCGCCCGCCTGTCATCCCAACGTCGGCGTGATGGAGATCCTCACCTTGGACGTCTCGGAAGATATGCTCCGCCGCGCCTTCTCGAAGAATGCCTGCCGCGTGATCGACGCGCTCGCGCCCACCGCTGGCGTCTGA
- the thsA gene encoding thermosome subunit alpha, translating to MFILSEDSQRTQGRDAQSSNIMAGKAVAESVRTTLGPRGMDKMLVDSGGDVVITNDGATILNEMDIEHPAAQMIVEVADSQEEEVGDGTTTAAVIAGNLLGEAEDLIEQDVHPTTIVEGYHQAAEIALDAIAEQVNEADVDDEILRQVAESSMTGKGTGGLTAESLAETVVEAVRHVNTDEGVKRDNVTVHTQIGASSNATELVPGIIVDEEPVHDAMPNAVEDASIAILDVELGVRTGDVDAEYAIDSIDQLNAAIDAEESELDNYAETVADSGADVVFTTEDVDDRVATALANEDILVFEGLGDSDARKVASATGATRVGVLEDLEADDFGAADRIAAETVGDDDLAFVEGGAAAETVTVFVRGGTEHVVDELERAIGDALDVVATALESGEVVPGAGATEIAIADKIREEAAGIEGRKQLAVTAFADALDVVPRTLAANTGWDPIDALVDLRAAHESEGRAGLVTDGDEVTIDDPFEHGVVDPADVKREAVESATEAATMIVRIDDVIAAE from the coding sequence ATGTTCATTTTGAGCGAGGATAGCCAGCGAACGCAGGGTCGCGACGCGCAGTCGTCGAACATCATGGCCGGCAAGGCCGTGGCCGAGTCGGTACGCACGACGCTCGGGCCCCGCGGGATGGACAAGATGCTCGTCGATTCCGGCGGGGATGTCGTCATCACGAACGACGGTGCGACCATCCTCAACGAGATGGATATCGAGCATCCCGCGGCCCAGATGATCGTCGAAGTCGCCGACTCCCAGGAAGAAGAAGTCGGTGACGGCACGACGACCGCGGCCGTGATCGCCGGGAATCTGCTCGGCGAGGCCGAGGACCTCATCGAGCAGGACGTCCACCCGACGACGATCGTCGAGGGCTACCACCAGGCCGCCGAGATCGCGCTCGACGCGATCGCCGAGCAGGTCAACGAGGCCGACGTCGACGACGAGATCCTCCGGCAGGTCGCCGAGTCGAGCATGACCGGCAAGGGCACCGGCGGCCTCACCGCCGAATCGCTGGCTGAGACGGTCGTCGAGGCCGTCCGCCACGTCAACACCGACGAGGGCGTCAAGCGGGACAACGTCACTGTCCACACCCAGATCGGCGCCTCGTCGAACGCGACCGAGCTCGTCCCCGGCATCATCGTCGACGAGGAACCCGTTCACGACGCGATGCCCAACGCGGTCGAGGACGCCTCGATCGCCATCCTCGACGTCGAACTCGGCGTCCGCACCGGCGACGTCGACGCTGAGTACGCCATCGACTCGATCGACCAGCTCAACGCTGCCATCGACGCCGAGGAGAGCGAACTCGACAACTACGCCGAGACCGTCGCCGACAGCGGGGCCGACGTCGTCTTCACCACCGAGGACGTCGACGACCGTGTCGCCACCGCCCTGGCCAACGAGGACATCCTGGTCTTCGAGGGCCTCGGCGACAGCGACGCCCGCAAGGTCGCGTCCGCGACCGGCGCCACCCGCGTCGGCGTCCTCGAGGACCTCGAGGCGGACGACTTCGGCGCGGCCGACCGGATCGCCGCCGAAACCGTCGGCGACGACGACCTCGCGTTCGTCGAGGGCGGTGCGGCCGCCGAGACCGTCACCGTCTTCGTCCGCGGCGGCACCGAACACGTCGTCGACGAACTCGAGCGCGCCATCGGTGACGCCTTGGACGTCGTCGCGACCGCGCTCGAATCCGGCGAGGTCGTCCCCGGCGCCGGCGCGACCGAGATCGCCATCGCGGACAAGATCCGCGAGGAAGCCGCCGGCATCGAGGGCCGCAAGCAACTCGCCGTGACGGCCTTCGCCGACGCGCTCGACGTCGTCCCGCGCACGCTCGCGGCCAACACCGGCTGGGACCCCATCGACGCGCTCGTGGACCTCCGCGCTGCCCACGAGTCCGAGGGCCGGGCCGGCCTGGTCACCGACGGCGACGAAGTCACGATCGACGATCCGTTCGAACACGGCGTCGTCGACCCCGCCGACGTCAAGCGCGAAGCCGTCGAGAGCGCGACCGAGGCCGCCACGATGATCGTCCGCATCGACGACGTCATCGCCGCCGAGTAA
- a CDS encoding GntP family permease: MLDGFALILLLAAAVAFIILATAKLDLHAFLALLIAAYLTGLAAGLDPAEVASLVTDGFGGILGYIGIVIIAGTIIGTCLERSGAAIVIAETILDYVGEKYTTEVMAITGSIVSIPVFCDSGFVILSGLNRSLAQRSGLSLSTLGVALAGGLYVTHVFVPPTPGPIAAAGIVGADIGLVMLAGILVSAPIVFVAAIWADKVASNYHIDPNPEMTIEEIKDEYGTLPSPAASFAPLLVPIALIALGSIAAYPEAENPELITGTLQRWLLFLGDPAVALLIGAFIAFGIVPQFERDVIDDWVSDGITNAAVILAVTGAGGAFGEVLSALPLEAFITDTLGGLGIGLFAAFVVAAAMKSALGSSTVAILTTASLVAPLLGSLGLDTEIGQVFTVLAIGAGSMTVSHANDSYFWIITEFTDMETPTAYQAWTLATLVLGVSSILWIVVLRNVAGMIV; this comes from the coding sequence ATGCTCGACGGATTCGCACTGATACTGTTGCTCGCCGCCGCGGTGGCATTTATCATCCTCGCGACGGCGAAGTTAGATCTGCACGCGTTCCTGGCGCTGCTGATCGCCGCGTACCTGACCGGCCTGGCCGCGGGACTCGATCCCGCGGAGGTCGCCTCGCTGGTGACCGACGGGTTCGGCGGGATCCTCGGCTACATCGGCATCGTCATCATCGCCGGGACGATCATCGGCACCTGTCTCGAACGGTCGGGTGCGGCGATCGTCATCGCGGAGACGATCCTCGATTACGTCGGCGAGAAGTACACGACCGAAGTGATGGCGATCACCGGCAGTATCGTCAGCATTCCGGTGTTCTGTGACTCCGGGTTCGTCATCCTCTCCGGACTGAACCGCTCGCTCGCCCAGCGTTCCGGGCTCTCGCTGTCGACGCTCGGCGTGGCGCTGGCAGGCGGCCTCTACGTCACTCACGTCTTCGTCCCGCCGACGCCGGGTCCGATCGCGGCCGCGGGGATCGTCGGCGCGGATATCGGCCTAGTCATGCTGGCCGGCATCCTGGTCAGCGCGCCGATCGTCTTCGTCGCCGCGATCTGGGCCGATAAGGTCGCATCGAACTACCACATCGATCCGAACCCGGAGATGACCATCGAAGAGATCAAAGACGAGTACGGGACCTTACCCTCGCCCGCGGCGTCGTTCGCGCCGCTGCTCGTCCCCATCGCGCTCATCGCGCTGGGCTCGATCGCCGCCTATCCCGAGGCGGAGAATCCGGAACTGATCACCGGGACGCTCCAGCGCTGGCTGCTGTTCCTCGGTGACCCCGCGGTCGCACTGCTCATCGGCGCGTTCATCGCCTTCGGCATCGTGCCGCAGTTCGAGCGCGACGTGATCGACGACTGGGTCTCCGACGGCATCACGAACGCCGCCGTAATCCTCGCCGTCACCGGCGCCGGCGGCGCGTTCGGGGAGGTCCTCTCGGCGCTCCCGCTCGAGGCGTTCATCACCGACACGCTGGGCGGCCTCGGTATCGGCCTGTTCGCCGCGTTCGTCGTCGCCGCGGCGATGAAGTCGGCACTCGGCTCCTCAACGGTCGCGATCCTGACCACCGCCAGCCTGGTCGCGCCGCTGCTTGGCTCGCTCGGCCTCGACACCGAGATCGGCCAGGTCTTCACCGTCCTCGCGATCGGGGCCGGGAGCATGACCGTCAGCCACGCCAACGACTCCTACTTCTGGATCATCACGGAGTTCACCGACATGGAGACGCCGACGGCCTACCAGGCCTGGACGCTCGCGACGCTGGTGCTCGGCGTCTCGAGCATCCTCTGGATCGTCGTCCTGCGGAACGTGGCGGGAATGATCGTCTGA